In Gemmata obscuriglobus, a single genomic region encodes these proteins:
- a CDS encoding molybdopterin-containing oxidoreductase family protein: protein MSARRALDQVRTVKAVCPHDCPDTCGMVVTVDTATGRAVELRGDKEHPFTRGALCQKVSNYLERVYHPDRLLHPMKRVGKKGEGKFTRTSWDEAIATIAAKFKEIAASADGPQAILPYSYAGTMGKLMYASLDRRFFNRLGASLLDRTICATAGAAGCDVTLGTRAVTDPEAAVNARYIVNWGSNTLVTNLHFWKVQLAARKLGAKIVTIDPYRSPTAAKSDQWIAVRPGTDGALALGVMHVIFRENWQDDDYLSRYCVGAAELRERVLREYAPERVSHITGLPVPEIETFAREYARARELFGGPALIRVNYGLQRHGGGGMAVRTIVCLPALTGDWRHPGAGALLSTSKAYPFDDHYLTRPDLVPKGTRTINMVNLAEALHGELPVPSAGGEKWPPVRALYVYNSNPAAVNPDQSRVLSGLAREDLFTVVHDQFQTDTADYADIVLPATTQLEHFDIHSSYGHLYVQANNAAIAPLGEAKPNTEVFRLLARAMGFEPELFEESDEAIAARSLRAPPAPGVAGVSAALEGITLDATKAGPVRLNVPRNWAPFAEGNFPTPSGKCELYSEREARAGRDPLPHYAPPHEDPQTRPELAARYPLQLLTPPAPSFLNSTFVNVDTLRKSAGERTLEMNPADAAKRGIVDGQMVRVFNDRGRFRARAVVGESVKPGVVVSLGLWWRKFTDDGANCNTTTSTATTDFGGGATFFDNLVEVTAL, encoded by the coding sequence ATGAGCGCCCGGCGTGCCCTCGATCAGGTCCGCACCGTGAAGGCCGTTTGCCCGCACGACTGCCCGGACACCTGCGGGATGGTCGTCACCGTGGACACCGCCACCGGCCGCGCGGTCGAGCTGCGCGGCGACAAGGAGCACCCGTTCACCCGCGGCGCGCTGTGTCAGAAGGTGTCGAACTACCTCGAACGGGTGTACCACCCGGACCGGCTCCTGCACCCGATGAAGCGCGTCGGGAAAAAGGGCGAGGGGAAGTTCACGCGCACCTCCTGGGACGAGGCGATCGCGACCATCGCCGCGAAGTTCAAGGAGATCGCGGCGTCCGCAGACGGCCCGCAAGCGATCCTGCCGTACAGCTACGCCGGCACGATGGGCAAGCTGATGTACGCGAGCCTGGACCGGCGGTTCTTCAACCGGCTCGGGGCCAGCCTGCTCGACCGCACCATCTGCGCCACCGCCGGCGCGGCCGGGTGCGACGTGACGCTCGGCACCCGGGCGGTGACCGACCCGGAAGCGGCGGTCAACGCCCGGTACATCGTGAACTGGGGCTCGAACACGCTGGTCACCAACCTGCACTTCTGGAAGGTGCAACTGGCGGCCCGCAAGCTCGGCGCGAAGATCGTCACCATCGACCCGTACCGCTCGCCGACCGCGGCGAAGTCCGACCAGTGGATCGCGGTCCGGCCCGGGACCGACGGGGCGCTCGCGCTCGGGGTGATGCACGTCATCTTCCGCGAGAACTGGCAGGACGACGACTACCTGAGCCGCTACTGCGTCGGCGCGGCCGAGCTGCGCGAGCGGGTGCTCCGCGAGTACGCCCCCGAGCGGGTGTCGCACATCACCGGCCTGCCGGTGCCGGAGATCGAGACGTTCGCGCGCGAGTACGCCCGGGCGCGGGAGCTGTTCGGCGGCCCGGCCCTGATCCGGGTGAACTACGGGTTGCAGCGGCACGGCGGCGGCGGAATGGCCGTCCGCACCATCGTGTGTCTGCCTGCGCTGACGGGCGACTGGCGCCACCCGGGCGCCGGCGCGCTGCTCAGCACCAGCAAGGCGTACCCGTTCGACGACCACTACCTGACGCGCCCCGATCTGGTCCCCAAGGGCACGCGCACCATCAACATGGTGAACCTCGCGGAGGCCCTTCACGGAGAACTACCCGTTCCGTCCGCGGGCGGGGAGAAGTGGCCGCCGGTGCGCGCGCTGTACGTGTACAACTCCAACCCGGCGGCGGTGAACCCGGACCAGTCGCGGGTGCTCTCGGGGCTGGCCCGCGAGGACCTGTTCACGGTCGTTCACGACCAGTTCCAGACGGACACCGCGGACTACGCCGACATCGTGCTGCCCGCGACCACGCAGTTGGAGCACTTCGACATCCACAGCAGCTACGGGCACCTGTACGTTCAGGCCAACAACGCCGCGATCGCCCCGCTGGGCGAGGCGAAGCCGAACACCGAGGTGTTCCGGCTCCTGGCCCGGGCGATGGGGTTCGAGCCCGAGCTGTTCGAGGAGAGCGACGAGGCGATCGCCGCGCGGAGCCTGCGCGCGCCGCCGGCCCCGGGCGTGGCGGGGGTGAGTGCCGCACTTGAGGGTATCACCCTCGACGCCACAAAGGCCGGCCCGGTGCGCCTGAACGTGCCCCGGAACTGGGCGCCGTTCGCGGAGGGCAACTTCCCGACGCCGTCGGGCAAGTGCGAACTGTACTCCGAGCGCGAGGCGCGGGCCGGAAGGGACCCGCTCCCACACTACGCCCCGCCGCACGAGGACCCGCAAACGAGGCCCGAACTTGCGGCCCGGTACCCGCTGCAACTGCTCACCCCGCCGGCCCCGTCGTTCCTCAACTCCACGTTCGTGAACGTGGACACGCTGCGCAAGTCGGCCGGGGAGCGCACGCTCGAAATGAACCCCGCCGACGCTGCGAAGCGGGGCATCGTGGACGGTCAGATGGTCCGGGTGTTCAACGACCGGGGCCGGTTCCGGGCGCGGGCGGTGGTGGGCGAGAGCGTGAAGCCGGGGGTGGTGGTGTCGCTGGGGCTGTGGTGGCGCAAGTTCACCGACGACGGCGCGAACTGCAACACGACGACCAGCACCGCGACCACGGACTTCGGCGGCGGTGCCACGTTCTTCGACAACCTGGTGGAAGTGACAGCGCTCTAA
- a CDS encoding GNAT family N-acetyltransferase, with translation MSRPPAVDQLTRRDERTAVATLSAAFADYVLLTALCPDPERRRRVAWTYSRLLFRMAAVEGGAFATADRAAVVCALPPRREWPTPWAFVCCGAVSLGVHLRPRAALQMIRIGVAFDEARERHLGARPHWYVHLLGVRPGAQGRGLARAVLAPVFAAADRSGVPVYLETMPEANVPIYQKLGFALVGLRELPGGLPNHELVREPAPGVRRSVTG, from the coding sequence ATGAGTCGTCCACCCGCCGTCGATCAACTCACCCGGCGCGACGAGCGGACCGCGGTGGCGACCCTGAGCGCCGCGTTTGCCGATTACGTCCTGCTCACAGCACTGTGCCCCGATCCGGAGCGGCGGCGGCGGGTGGCGTGGACGTACTCGCGGCTGCTGTTCCGGATGGCTGCGGTCGAAGGCGGGGCGTTCGCCACCGCCGACCGCGCCGCGGTGGTGTGCGCGCTCCCGCCGCGGCGTGAGTGGCCGACGCCGTGGGCGTTCGTCTGTTGCGGAGCCGTCTCCCTGGGAGTGCATTTGCGCCCCCGGGCGGCCCTGCAAATGATCCGGATCGGGGTCGCGTTCGATGAGGCCCGCGAACGGCACCTGGGCGCCCGCCCGCACTGGTACGTTCACCTGCTCGGCGTGCGCCCCGGCGCACAGGGCCGGGGGCTGGCACGTGCCGTCCTGGCACCGGTCTTCGCCGCCGCGGATCGCAGCGGCGTCCCGGTGTACCTCGAAACGATGCCCGAGGCGAACGTTCCGATTTACCAGAAGCTGGGCTTCGCGCTGGTCGGGCTGCGCGAACTGCCGGGCGGGTTACCGAACCACGAACTCGTTCGCGAGCCGGCGCCCGGCGTGAGACGGAGTGTTACGGGCTGA
- a CDS encoding DUF1559 domain-containing protein → MSLPLSRPRARGFTLIELLVVIAIIAILIGLLLPAVQKVREAASRMKCQNNLKQLGLALHTYHDAAGSLPPGAEFDVYPKPNPAGNTATIKGTSWLVYILPQVEQGNLYNRYNFAEAYNSTANGLLAANVVPTYFCPSGPDPKRHLDPNGNLTTAVTTHYYGVMGPGYPSNLNPANFVYNGTTVSFPFGQGGSNGAYSTVGMLCHFQNTSGSVTTNRTVKLTSVTDGTSNTLMVGEISVNMPGNLTYHQYRSWTRGNNGGSGSCKNVTNAINSTVYNGSNNFNDISFGSQHTGGANFAMGDGSVRFINQNTDLNLLKALATISSGEVASLN, encoded by the coding sequence ATGTCTCTCCCACTCTCCCGCCCGCGGGCCCGCGGGTTCACGCTCATTGAACTGCTGGTGGTGATCGCGATCATCGCGATTCTCATCGGGCTGCTGCTGCCCGCCGTGCAAAAGGTGCGCGAAGCGGCCTCACGCATGAAGTGCCAAAACAACCTCAAACAGCTCGGGCTCGCGCTGCACACGTACCACGACGCCGCCGGGTCGCTGCCTCCCGGCGCCGAGTTCGACGTGTACCCGAAGCCGAACCCGGCCGGGAACACCGCCACGATCAAGGGCACGAGCTGGCTCGTGTACATCCTACCCCAGGTCGAGCAGGGCAACCTGTACAACAGATACAACTTTGCAGAAGCATACAACTCCACAGCCAACGGCCTGCTCGCCGCGAACGTGGTCCCAACGTACTTCTGCCCATCCGGCCCCGACCCCAAGCGGCACCTCGACCCCAACGGGAACCTGACCACCGCGGTCACGACACACTACTACGGCGTCATGGGGCCGGGCTACCCGTCGAACCTGAACCCGGCGAACTTCGTGTACAACGGCACCACAGTGAGCTTCCCGTTCGGCCAAGGCGGGAGCAACGGAGCGTACTCGACTGTGGGAATGTTGTGCCACTTCCAGAACACATCTGGGAGCGTAACCACCAACCGAACCGTCAAACTGACCAGCGTGACCGACGGCACCTCGAACACGCTGATGGTGGGCGAGATTTCGGTCAACATGCCGGGCAACCTGACGTACCACCAGTACCGCAGTTGGACCCGCGGGAACAACGGCGGGAGCGGGTCGTGCAAGAACGTGACCAACGCGATCAACTCGACCGTGTACAACGGCAGCAACAACTTCAACGACATCAGCTTCGGGAGTCAGCACACGGGCGGGGCCAACTTCGCGATGGGCGACGGGAGCGTCCGCTTCATCAACCAGAATACCGACCTGAACCTGCTGAAGGCGCTCGCCACGATCAGTTCCGGCGAGGTGGCCTCGCTCAACTGA
- a CDS encoding DUF4058 family protein has product MPLLDHFHSPDRRRLPWTTMSQAWAISLVRFLNTTLPRDQFQAVSEVRMGPQVEVDVSECRLDDPPDPSHGLNGSSGTLTALASAPRAVVTLSAIFPDEHEVEIRERRAGRPLVGVIELVSPRNKDRGAACAAFVAKCIAYLRRGVGVVIIDVVTERHANLHNALLAALGGQPAQFMSDTPTYVSGYRPVHRRETGANEIEVWPYAAAVGRPVPAVPLGLRGGPVIVLDLETTYTAAIDATGL; this is encoded by the coding sequence GTGCCGTTACTCGACCATTTTCATTCGCCCGACCGGCGCCGGCTCCCGTGGACGACGATGTCCCAAGCGTGGGCGATTTCGCTCGTGCGTTTTTTGAACACGACGCTACCCCGCGATCAGTTTCAGGCGGTCAGCGAGGTGCGAATGGGGCCGCAAGTCGAGGTGGACGTATCCGAGTGCCGCCTCGACGACCCGCCGGATCCGTCTCACGGATTGAACGGGAGTAGCGGAACGCTTACCGCGCTGGCCTCGGCCCCTCGGGCAGTGGTAACGCTGTCGGCCATCTTCCCCGACGAGCACGAAGTCGAGATCCGCGAGCGACGGGCCGGGCGGCCGTTGGTGGGCGTTATCGAACTGGTCAGCCCGCGCAACAAGGACCGCGGAGCGGCGTGTGCGGCATTTGTGGCGAAATGCATCGCGTACCTGCGCCGCGGTGTGGGCGTCGTCATCATTGATGTCGTAACCGAGCGGCACGCCAACCTCCACAACGCCCTGCTCGCGGCGCTCGGCGGGCAGCCGGCCCAGTTCATGTCCGACACGCCGACCTACGTCTCGGGGTACCGCCCCGTTCACCGACGGGAAACCGGGGCCAACGAGATCGAAGTGTGGCCCTACGCCGCGGCCGTCGGCCGGCCGGTCCCCGCGGTGCCGCTCGGGCTGCGCGGCGGGCCGGTGATCGTGCTCGACCTCGAAACCACCTACACCGCGGCCATCGACGCCACCGGCCTGTAG
- a CDS encoding cystathionine gamma-synthase yields MSTDHAHGFSTRAIHAGQDADPATGATVVPIYATSTYTQAAPGQHKGYEYSRSGNPTRAALETALAALEEGERGLAFASGLAATTAVFGALLRPGDEVVASADLYGGTFRLLDKVFKPWGLVAKYTDDSSAAGFEQLITPKTKLVWIETPTNPLLQILDIAALAELAHKHGAKLAVDNTFASPYLQQPLKLGADLVVHSTTKYLGGHSDVVGGCVVGAKELLDPIKFYQNAAGGVPGPFDSYLVLRGLKTLAVRMDRHCANAMELAHWLASHPAVADVYYPGLRGHPGGGTAAKQMRGFGGMISLKLRGGIPAAKSFLTRTKLFSLAESLGGVESLVCHPTTMTHASIPKEVREARGVDDGLIRLSVGIEDVADLRSDLERALAAG; encoded by the coding sequence ATGTCAACCGACCACGCGCACGGCTTCAGCACCCGGGCGATCCACGCCGGCCAGGACGCGGACCCCGCGACCGGTGCCACCGTCGTGCCGATCTACGCCACCAGCACCTACACCCAGGCCGCCCCGGGGCAGCACAAGGGGTACGAGTACAGCCGCAGCGGGAACCCCACCCGCGCCGCACTCGAAACCGCTCTGGCGGCGCTCGAGGAGGGCGAGCGCGGGCTGGCGTTCGCGTCGGGGCTGGCCGCCACCACCGCGGTGTTCGGCGCGCTGCTCCGCCCGGGCGACGAGGTGGTCGCGTCCGCGGACCTGTACGGCGGGACGTTCCGGCTGCTCGACAAGGTGTTCAAGCCCTGGGGGCTCGTCGCCAAATACACCGACGACTCGTCCGCCGCGGGCTTCGAGCAACTCATCACCCCGAAGACGAAGCTGGTCTGGATCGAGACGCCGACCAACCCCCTGTTGCAGATCCTCGACATCGCCGCGCTCGCGGAACTGGCCCACAAGCACGGGGCGAAGCTGGCGGTCGACAACACGTTCGCGTCGCCGTACCTCCAACAGCCGTTGAAGCTCGGCGCCGACCTCGTGGTCCACAGCACCACCAAGTACCTGGGCGGACACTCGGACGTGGTCGGCGGGTGCGTGGTGGGCGCGAAGGAACTGCTCGACCCGATCAAGTTCTACCAGAACGCCGCCGGCGGGGTGCCGGGGCCGTTCGACTCGTACCTCGTGCTCCGCGGGCTGAAGACGCTGGCGGTACGCATGGACCGGCACTGCGCGAACGCGATGGAATTGGCACACTGGCTCGCGTCGCACCCCGCGGTCGCGGACGTGTACTACCCGGGGCTCCGCGGGCACCCGGGCGGGGGCACCGCCGCGAAGCAGATGCGGGGTTTCGGTGGGATGATCTCGCTGAAGCTGCGCGGCGGCATCCCGGCCGCCAAGTCGTTCCTGACCCGCACGAAACTGTTTAGCCTCGCCGAGAGCCTCGGCGGGGTGGAGTCGCTGGTGTGCCACCCGACCACGATGACCCACGCGAGCATCCCCAAGGAGGTGCGCGAGGCCCGCGGGGTGGACGACGGCCTCATCCGGCTGAGCGTCGGCATTGAGGATGTGGCCGACCTCCGCTCCGACCTCGAACGCGCCCTCGCGGCCGGGTAA